A genome region from Emys orbicularis isolate rEmyOrb1 unplaced genomic scaffold, rEmyOrb1.hap1 scaffold_131, whole genome shotgun sequence includes the following:
- the ARRB2 gene encoding beta-arrestin-2 yields MAETTRHFLMSDRSLHLEASLDKELYYHGEPISVNVHVTNNSSKSVKKIKVSVRQYADICLFSTAQYKCPVAQTEQDDQVSPSSTFCRVYTLTPLLSQNREKRGLALDGKLKHEDTNLASSTIVKEGANKEVLGILVSYRVKVKLVVSRGGDVSVELPFVLMHPEPPEAFAPARPQSVVPETDVPVDTNLIEFETHYGQDDDIVFEDFARLRLKGGVKDDQDDDRF; encoded by the exons ATGGCCGAGACCACCCGGCACTTCCTCATGTCGGATCGGTCCCTGCACCTGGAGGCCTCGCTGGAcaaggag CTGTATTACCACGGGGAGCCCATCAGCGTGAACGTGCACGTGACCAACAACTCCAGCAAGAGCGTGAAGAAGATCAAGGTTTCGg tgcgGCAATACGCAGACATCTGCCTCTTCAGCACAGCCCAGTACAAGTGTCCGGTGGCCCAGACCGAGCAAGA TGACCAGGTGTCGCCGAGCTCCACATTCTGCCGGGTTTACACCCTGACACCGCTGCTGAGCCAGAACCGGGAGAAGCGGGGCCTGGCGCTGGACGGGAAACTCAAACACGAGGACACCAACCTGGCCTCCAGCACCAT AGTCAAGGAGGGGGCGAACAAGGAGGTGCTGGGGATTCTGGTCTCATACCGGGTGAAGGTGAAGCTGGTTGTATCGCGGGGGGG CGACGTGTCTGTGGAGCTGCCCTTCGTGCTAATGCACCCCGAGCCCCCCGAGGCATTTGCACCGGCACGGCCCCAGTCAG TTGTCCCCGAGACAGACGTCCCCGTCGACACCAACCTCATTGAATTTGAAACCCA ctACGGCCAGGACGACGACATCGTCTTCGAGGATTTCGCCCGCCTGCGGCTCAAGGGGGGAGTCAAGGACGACCAGGACGACGACCGTTTCTGA
- the MED11 gene encoding mediator of RNA polymerase II transcription subunit 11: MATYSVANERLRVLEELEREIGASLQSAGNVILELSKEKPNERLLERQAAQFTASVQKVESELSGQIRYLTQVATGQPHEGSSYSARKGCQMALNRVDYARVKLGELARTCEHTLEQ, translated from the exons ATGGCCACCTACAGCGTCGCCAACGAGCGGCTGCGGGTGTTGGAGGAGCTGGAGCGCGAGATCGGCGCCTCGCTGCAAAGCGCGG ggaacgTGATCCTGGAGCTGTCGAAGGAGAAGCCGAACGAGCGGCTGCTGGAGCGCCAGGCTGCCCAGTTCACCGCCTCGGTGCAGAAGGTGGAGTCAGAGCTGTCGGGCCAGATCCGGTACCTCACCCag GTGGCCACGGGGCAGCCCCACGAGGGCTCCAGCTACTCGGCCCGCAAGGGCTGCCAGATGGCGCTGAACCGGGTCGACTACGCCCGCGTCAAGCTGGGAGAGCTGGCCCGCACCTGCGAGCACACACTGGAGCAATAG